A window of the Podarcis raffonei isolate rPodRaf1 chromosome 4, rPodRaf1.pri, whole genome shotgun sequence genome harbors these coding sequences:
- the LOC128412016 gene encoding ankyrin repeat domain-containing protein 50-like, translating to MEPSGSLLQGKPFYCREWALGRLALSLEGGGGVLVTGGPGSGKTALCTEALWPTSEAGRRVGLGESALAWHFCQPHDGTTCSPRGFLLRLVAQIRRCPLLPGYGERLGRADAQSTLENVQCKKDPDEAFRRAVLLPLLDLPPPAKPLLLVVDALDAGQAEREEERAPPPGPSRTIAQLLGGHLQLLPPWLLLVCTARSHSKGVLRLFNGFRRLCLDDLRREPVVCDVQQYILARLDREEPLRRHLTHDTAEALSQLHIKSNGCLLYLERVLDGVAGELVTLREVRHIPGTLYGLYLWLCQRLFPGQDFALVRPLLEALLAAPRPLRPMELYAAVWTRRPVPREEFEGWLASLAPLLHQGPSGTCILFHASFAEWLCDVKHCTQRYLCCPARGHASLAMSASCRAPALLPEQVHELAHHLLHAELGMEAWQLALWLVWCGAPVERCLEPEEALLLPLAPAVLELLVLAGARMGSQGPGPSLQQALEREDSVRLLLENGASVNQRDVTGRTLLASAAHSGNHEVAGLLLARGAQAEVPDRHGQTPMTLAARQGHTKVLLCLLAHGAQVDRPDREGWTALRAAAWGGHGEAVGVLLRAGANVDCADAEGRTALRAAAWGGHEEIVATLLEHGADLNRADTEGRTALIAAAYMGHREIVALLLAHGAHVDHADVDGRTALSVAALCVPASRGYAKVVELLLDYGASPGHKDRDGMTPLLVAAYEGHADVVELLLEAGADVDEADGAGCAPLLAAASMGHRAVVDTLLLWGAAVDGLDGEGRTALGVAAGQGSEAVVRALLERGLDENHRDALGWTPLHLAAWQGHARTCAALLEAGARVAETNRDGRVPLMLAAQEGHMDTVQLLLDRGSPIDHQGYDGLSALSLAMLGGHRSTAELLLRKGADVNLSDAEGRPMLYLLVLEGRLEMAELLLENGAGLEGQDAQGRSALHVACWQGHAKAAQLLLSYGADVDALDTERRSALHLAAWRGHAQIARLLLEGGAQPDHACNQGATALGIAAQEGQAEVAKVLLQHGASPGILDRAGRTPLRVAAKRGHRDVLRLLEGHGAAPGSPGSVGSSPSASLDSAAGQHPKSQASLCSSGAATSSTFHSLATAQTVPVDTLSFAQQIQQHSLPRRRQAALAAPPRPTVAQDKHNGEAVGSPLLLSIDTLDPHLHLKAAIKLQFEGPTCGYEYKQETPL from the exons GCCCCACGATGGCACCACCTGCTCCCCCCGAGGCTTCCTCCTCCGGCTGGTGGCGCAGATCCGGCGGTGCCCCCTGCTGCCCGGGTACGGAGAGCGCCTGGGCCGGGCGGATGCCCAGAGCACCCTGGAGAATGTGCAGTGCAAGAAGGACCCGGACGAAGCCTTTCGCAG GGCCgtcctgctgcccctgctggaCCTGCCGCCCCCCGCCAAGCCCCTCCTGCTGGTGGTGGACGCTCTGGACGCCGGCCAGGCGGAGCGCGAGGAGGAGCGAGCCCCCCCTCCGGGGCCCAGCCGGACCATCGCCCAGCTCCTGGGGggccacctgcagctgctgccccCCTGGCTGCTCCTGGTCTGCACTGCCCGCTCCCACAGCAAGGGGGTGCTACGCCTCTTCAACG GGTTCCGGCGCCTGTGCCTGGACGACCTTCGCCGGGAGCCAGTGGTCTGCGATGTCCAGCAGTACATCCTGGCGCGGCTGGACCGGGAGGAGCCCCTCCGGCGCCACCTGACCCACGACACGGCCGAGGCCCTGAGCCAGCTGCACATCAAGAGCAACGGGTGCCTGCTGTACCTGGAGCGGGTGCTGGACGGCGTGGCGGGCGAGCTGGTCACCCTGCGCGAGGTGCGCCACATCCCGGGCACCCTCTACGGCCTCTACCTCTGGCTGTGCCAGCGTCTCTTCCCGGGCCAGGACTTTGCCCTTGTCCGCCCCCTGCTGGAGGCCCTCCTGGCTGCACCGCGCCCCCTGCGCCCCATGGAGCTGTACGCTGCGGTGTGGACTCGCCGCCCAGTGCCCCGGGAGGAATTTGAGGGCTGGCTGGCATCCCTAGCGCCGCTACTGCACCAGGGACCCAGTGGCACCTGCATCCTCTTCCACGCCAGCTTCGCCGAGTGGCTCTGCGACGTCAAGCACTGCACCCAGAGGTACCTCTGCTGCCCGGCCCGTGGGCACGCCTCCCTCGCCATGAGCGCCTCGTGCCGCGCACCTGCGCTGTTGCCCGAGCAGGTGCATGAACTGGCGCACCACCTGCTGCACGCCGAACTGGGCATGGAGGCTTGGCAGCTGGCGCTGTGGCTGGTGTGGTGCGGGGCGCCAGTCGAGCGCTGCCTGGAGCCTGAGGaggcgctgctgctgcccctggcgCCTGCGGTGCTGGAGCTTCTGGTGCTGGCGGGGGCACGGATGGGTTCCCAGGGGCCTGGACCATCCCTTCAACAGGCCCTCGAGAGGGAGGACTCGGTGCGGCTGCTCCTGGAAAACGGTGCCAGTGTCAACCAGCGGGACGTCACAGGGCGCACCCTGCTGGCCAGCGCCGCTCACAGCGGCAACCATGAGGTGGCGGGTCTCCTCCTGGCACGTGGGGCACAGGCCGAGGTCCCGGACCGGCACGGGCAGACGCCCATGACCCTGGCTGCCCGCCAGGGCCACACCAAAGTCCTGCTCTGTTTGCTGGCACACGGCGCCCAGGTAGATCGCCCTGACCGGGAGGGCTGGACGGCGCTGCGGGCAGCCGCCTGGGGGGGCCACGGTGAGGCCGTGGGGGTCCTGCTACGAGCCGGCGCCAACGTGGACTGTGCTGACGCAGAAGGGAGGACGGCGCTGAGGGCGGCGGCCTGGGGGGGCCACGAGGAGATAGTTgccacactgctggagcacgGAGCTGATCTCAACCGGGCAGATACAGAGGGACGCACAGCACTCATTGCGGCTGCCTACATGGGGCATCGCGAGATTGTGGCGCTGCTGCTGGCGCACGGAGCCCACGTGGACCACGCCGACGTGGACGGGCGCACGGCCCTGTCGGTGGCGGCCCTGTGCGTGCCTGCCAGCCGCGGCTATGCCAAGGTGGTGGAGCTCCTCCTGGACTACGGGGCGTCCCCGGGGCACAAGGACCGGGATGGCATGACCCCCTTGCTCGTGGCCGCCTATGAGGGCCACGCCGACGTGGTGGAGCTGCTGCTGGAGGCCGGGGCGGACGTGGACGAGGCCGACGGGGCTGGTTGTGCCCCTCTGCTGGCAGCCGCCTCCATGGGCCACCGTGCTGTGGTGGACACCTTGCTGCTCTGGGGGGCAGCCGTCGACGGGCTGGACGGTGAGGGACGCACGGCACTGGGTGTGGCCGCTGGGCAGGGCAGCGAGGCGGTGGTTCGGGCGCTGCTGGAGAGAGGCCTGGACGAGAACCACCGGGATGCCCTGGGCTGGACCCCACTGCACCTAGCCGCCTGGCAGGGCCACGCCAGGACGTGCGCCGCGCTCCTGGAGGCCGGGGCCCGTGTGGCGGAAACGAACCGAGATGGGAGGGTGCCCCTGATGCTGGCTGCCCAGGAGGGCCACATGGACACCGTGCAGCTCCTGCTGGACCGCGGCTCCCCCATCGACCATCAGGGCTACGATGGGCTCTCCGCCCTCTCGCTGGCCATGCTGGGCGGCCACCGATCCACGGCTGAGCTGCTCCTGCGCAAGGGGGCCGACGTCAACCTCTCGGATGCTGAGGGGCGCCCCATGCTGTACCTGCTGGTACTTGAGGGGCGCCTGGAGATGGCGGAGCTGCTGCTGGAGAATGGGGCTGGGCTAGAGGGGCAGGACGCCCAGGGACGCTCAGCCCTGCATGTGGCCTGCTGGCAGGGCCACGCCAAGGCGGCTCAACTGCTGCTGAGCTACGGGGCCGATGTGGATGCGTTGGACACGGAGCGCCGTTCTGCCCTGCACCTGGCAGCCTGGAGGGGCCACGCCCAGATCGCCCGGCTGCTGCTGGAGGGCGGGGCTCAGCCTGACCATGCCTGCAACCAGGGGGCCACAGCGCTGGGCATCGCCGCccaggaggggcaggcagaggtggCAAAAGTCCTGCTGCAGCATGGGGCCAGCCCTGGCATCCTCGACAGAGCCGGCCGGACCCCGCTGCGTGTGGCGGCCAAGCGGGGCCACCGGGACGTCCTGCGGCTGCTGGAGGGGCATGGGGCTGCGCCCGGCTCCCCGGGCTCCGTGGGCAGCTCCCCCTCAGCCTCGCTGGACTCGGCGGCAGGCCAGCATCCCAAGTCGCAGGCCTCCCTGTGTTCCTCGGGCGCCGCCACCTCCTCCACTTTTCACTCGCTGGCCACCGCGCAGACGGTCCCCGTGGACACCCTCAGCTTCGCCCAGCAGATCCAACAGCACTCGCTGCCTCGCCGGCGCCAGGCTGCCCTCGCTGCCCCGCCCCGACCCACAGTGGCTCAGGACAAGCACAACGGGGAGGCTGTGGGGAGCCCCTTGCTCCTCTCCATCGACACCCTGGACCCCCACCTACACCTCAAGGCAGCTATCAAGCTGCAGTTTGAGGGCCCCACCTGCGGCTACGAGTACAAGCAGGAGACGCCCCTCTGA